From Rutidosis leptorrhynchoides isolate AG116_Rl617_1_P2 chromosome 3, CSIRO_AGI_Rlap_v1, whole genome shotgun sequence, a single genomic window includes:
- the LOC139900782 gene encoding uncharacterized protein: protein MLQENVFGNGKLCVISDRHLGILHAMGAQTYGVEHRYYLRQIHSNLLRKYTKVKSLKHLCWTVGSTTNQILYKNSLRSIKQASIEAWQYLHDADLGKWTVYRDKERSHWGNTTTNIAESLNNVLRHARMMPIKACTYTFDYTRQHFYDQSREARQCNSPLSKIMFNILNERVKRAQRYKTTCYNEQQGVFKVQSTYQRSGEGDTDYTMEFKQKKCSCENWQHQRLPSSYVISVCSHLNEDINNCISKKYTSTRWREQYSHHFNLLRDASYWAHIEWDIMADPSRMIKHRGKKKSKRIKNQMDEREKQKPVYAGAEGHILNTCPTTRLS from the coding sequence ATGCTCCAAGAAAATGTTTTTGGAAACGGAAAGTTGTGTGTCATCTCTGATCGACACCTAGGTATCCTACATGCAATGGGTGCTCAAACGTACGGTGTGGAACATAGGTACTATTTGCGCCAAATTCATAGCAACTTATTGAGAAAATATACTAAAGTAAAATCACTCAAACACTTGTGTTGGACAGTCGGTTCGACAACCAATCAAATACTCTACAAGAATTCCCTCAGATCCATCAAACAAGCTAGTATAGAGGCTTGGCAATATTTGCATGATGCTGATTTAGGCAAGTGGACTGTGTATAGGGACAAAGAGAGGAGTCATTGGGGTAACACAACTACAAATATTGCTGAGTCCCTCAACAATGTGTTACGTCATGCCCGTATGATGCCGATCAAAGCGTGTACTTATACATTTGATTACACTAGACAACACTTCTACGATCAAAGTCGAGAAGCAAGGCAATGTAATTCACCACTGTCCAAGATCATGTTTAACATCCTTAACGAACGGGTAAAAAGAGCTCAAAGATACAAAACAACATGTTATAACGAACAACAAGGTGTGTTCAAGGTTCAATCAACTTATCAAAGAAGTGGTGAAGGTGACACCGATTACACTATGGAGTTTAAACAGAAAAAGTGTTCATGTGAAAATTGGCAACACCAAAGATTACCTAGCTCTTATGTCATTTCCGTGTGTAGCCATCTAAACGAGGATATAAATAACTGCATTAGTAAAAAGTACACAAGTACTAGATGGAGAGAGCAATACAGCCATCATTTTAATCTACTAAGAGACGCGAGCTACTGGGCACATATAGAATGGGACATTATGGCCGATCCATCAAGAATGATTAAGCACAGGGGGAAGAAGAAATCAAAACGTATTAAGAACCAAATGGATGAACGTGAAAAGCAAAAACCGGTATATGCAGGGGCTGAAGGTCACATATTAAATACCTGTCCAACTACTAGATTGTCATAG